TAGTTCAATTCATAGTGTTTTATATGCGTCCCCATAAAATGTTATTACTATACTCATAAACTTCCAGAAACCGAAATTGTTTTGATCTTGTTTTGGTGTTTTATATTCAACACATGACCGCATTTATTTGATTATTCCTACATTTGGTTTTCGAAATCTATGGAAGAGATTGGATAGATAGTTTGAATGTCGCGGTTGATTAATGACATTAAAATTGAACTATGCGTGTACTTATTTCTAAAATTTATATAACACAATTTACAATTTTGTTATtgttgatctcaaccattaacaTCTAAATCTAATgctttaaaacacttcttacgcTCCTCAGATAAAATATCCTTTGTATGATAACATCACCCTATGTTTCTAAATATTAAACAGTAATTCCGGTTTAACACTTTTTTAAACTTAATGTATTTGAACTTTACATATTTTACTTAAATAATGCTAACTGTAGTTATTATTTACGTTTCTGTAAGATTAAAATCTTGAAACTAAAATTTGGACATTTGATTAttaaaatcaaaaaataaaatttgttaacgaataaactgacaaaataattatttaagtagagggtttctttttttcttttttttttttttgtattgtgATGTGATTGCCATATGAATCCTCGTTTTCTTTATTaccaaaaataaaattttactTTGATGTGATGGCCATGAATTCAAATTTTCCTTATTACTAAAAATATAATTAATGTAGAAAAAAGTCGATAGGTTGTATTTTagattgttttaaaaaaattaaaaaaagactagTAAAACTAGATGGGGTTAGAAAAAGGTTTATATTCCAGCTCTAGTTGAGTTGTTGACAAACATACCCAATACTCATTCACATTTACTGACTCCTAAAGCTGATGTCCAAGAACACCCGAGATGTCAATGCTTCATTTTAGTATTAAATTCATGACCAATTAACTTATCTTCGTCCCCATATATCTTCTTCAGTTCCCCTGTTGGTTATAATCCTATTCATATACTATTTGCAAATAGATTTATAATATATGTTTGTTTCTATCATTCTATGCACCAAGGTCAAATAGTTGACAATATATCTACATGTCACAATCGCAGAAAGATGTTAATAGATCATACCCAAAGTAAGTTTAATACTAGATGGGTTTCATTTGGTGTATGCTATATTtagttgaagatttgaagatccAAGGAGGCAAGAagaacacatacacacacactcaAGAAAGATGCCTGCAGTTTGGTTTGCTTTAAAGAAGTCATTGCACTGCCAATCAGGACCAGCAGATGTTCATGATCCAACTATTCAAGTGAAGAATCTGAGCAAAATAGTGACAAAAAGCAAGAAATCTTCAACATCTACTGGAGGGAAATCAGGATGTTCAAGATCTTTAGCAAATCTTAAGGATGTCATCCATGGAAGCAAGAGGCACATGGAGGAGAAACCATCAATTATGGAGACAACAAATGCAACAACAAATGCTAGTCCAAGATCCATTGGAAGTTCAGAGCTTTTAAACCCAATTGCCCATGAAGTCATCTTGTCAAACTCTAATTGTGAACTTAAAATCACAGGTTTTGGTTCTTTGCAAGATGggaatggtggtggtgatgaggTTGTGTCCTCTAGATTTGAAGGTACCCTAAAGCCTGGGACGCCGGGTCctcacaatcatcatcatcatcatcgtatgCCAACAAGATCACCGATGACCAATAGAAGAAATTCTCATGGATCTTCGAGGGTTGGTAGTAGAGGGTTAGGATCTGGGTTTGGTACTATTATTCCTACAAAGggtagagcttctcttgatggagATGGTCATGGGATTTTTAGTTTAGCTTGCCATAAATGTGGTGAGCAGTTTGTGAAATGGGAAGCTCTTGAATTTCATCATCTCTCCAAACATGCCGGTAAGTAAATATTCTTCATCTTTTTCGTTTCGAAAAAATTAGTTTTACTTCGGTTAATCGATCTTTAAAGTTTGTTTACATGCATAGAGaccaaaatattgtttgtatGCTTGTATTATATCCATGGAAAGAAAAATATTCATATATAATGAAAACGCGtaagatattttttttattattgattaACTATTTAAAGATGCATAATGATGACGATGAAAATATTAAATCAAATTAAATCTCGGTAAAGATTATACAAAAAAACCATAGCTAGTATATTCTgtcttatatatatgtatatccaAAATTCAATCTTTGATCTCATTTGTCAAATTTAAGGCTGCCACTTCTCAAACATAAAGATTTTGTTACCCTACATTAAACTTTAACTCCTAGGACATAATCATTTAATTTTGGTTGATTTGGCAGTTACTGAGCTCCTTGAAGGAGATTCATCCAGGAAAATTGTAGAACTAATCTACAAAACAAGTTGGTCAAAATCCCACCCCAATTCTGGAGGTATAGAGAGGATCTTAAAGGTCCACAACATGCAAAGAACACTATCTGAATTCGAAGAACATCGCGAAAGTGTCAAAGTTAAAGCTAGCAAACTCCAAAAAAAGCACCCACGTTGTCTGGCCGATGGCAACGAGTTACTAAGGTTCCATGGGACTTTAGTCGAATGCAACCTCGGCCTAAACGGCTCATCTAGCCTTTGCCAATCAAGTAACTGCAACGTTTGTCAAATTCTACGCCACGGGTTTTCTATCAAGAAAATTAACAACAAAAATGTAGGTGGGCCGGGTGTTTTCACTACTTCAACAAGTCAGCGGGCTTTTGATGCCCTTGGTGCCAATAATAGTCTTTTACTGAGGAAGGCTTTAATAGTTTGCAGAGTGATTGCTGGGAGAGTTCATAAGCCAACGGAGAACATTCAAGAACTTGCTAATCAATCCGGGTTTGATTCGTTGGCCGGAAAAGTTGGGATTTATTCAAATATTGAAGAACTTTATTTGCTCAACCCTAAAGCATTGCTCCCTTGCTTTGTTATAATTTGTAAGCCACAGATTTAACCAAAAGAACATTTGGGGGCTATATTGACTGTAGTTTGGTAGTACTACTAtttgtttctttttcattttatttttgtgttgactaatatatttttatttacttatttCGTACATGTCAAATTTTCTATTTTACTTTTGTCCCAGAGTAATTATTTATTGAAGTTTAGATATAATGTTTAATCAcccgtaaaaaaaaaaagaaaaagaaaacactTACTAGCAAACAGTAAAGTTTTATGTGTCGCTAAAGAATAAACATTGCTCACACTTTACTCCTCATGTGATTATTTTACATACTCATCAGTGACAAACTTTGATATGCAATTGTAAGTCAATAGTATTACTGTCATGTATACAAAAGTCTAATCCAACTAATATTTTAATCTATTTATGGTTTTTAAAACTTTTGTTATGTTTTAAGTTCTTTAAGCGTGTCCCTACAACAGTACAATATGATAAAGAATCCACCAGCCTAAAAAACTTACAAATCAGCCCTTTCCAATCTGCATTTTGTACTTCTAATTTCCTTTCATCTTGGTGTCGAGCTCAGGTTTCCATCTTGGTTTAAAATTTGAGCCGACTTCAAGCCCGTCCTAAGCCTAACGCGGCTTGATTAGCCTCACCTCATTAACATCCCTACTCCCAAGTAAAACCCTAAGGATTATGCTGTTCTACTCAAGGTTATTCCTTTTCTTTTGTAACCAACTAACCAAAAGTGGGGAACaatggggaaccgactcaaattAACTCCGATTGTACTCATTCCAGTAGCGTTGGAACCGACTCGTCGAaacctaactaggatctcttaactttaaaccctaaatcttaaACCCCTAAAGCTAGacaataaggctaaaacctaagttAGACCGTAAAATCTAAAGGCTAAACGCTAAATACTAATTATTAACCCTAAAGATAAACTCTAAAGCAAAATCCTAATATAagaccctaaaagccaaaccctaatatatttagggttagGAATTAGGGTTTAGGGATTAGGGTTCAGAGATCCTAATTAGGGTTCGTCGAGCCGGATCCAACGTCgttggaatgagtccaatcggagttcatTTGAGTCAGTTCCCCACTGTTCCCTATTTTTTTAGTGTTCTTCAATTaacctcacacacacacacacacacactatatatatataggtaaaggatcctgtaaaaaaggcataaagtgtgagaaaggtgagaaagaatctcagccattagatcatTCCATATTAATTTCATTAGATCAAGGTTATATTAGTAATTATACCAATAAACCTAATTAAGGATCAAATCTTTGTAACCGATTTTTCTGAGGTTTTTTAGGGATTTcgatttttaaatatattatcAGATTCATCTAAATCTTTAAATTATCTCGATCTCTTAATCATTATAAAATCGCTGTCAATTTCTTATTTGATCACGCATACAGATTGCATACGCATACAATCGTTAATCTGATTCATACTTTCTTTCTTCATGGAGAACGACGATCAAAGTAATTTTGTATGTTTGATTCGCAGCTTATTATGTAATTGTAATCAATATTCAAGAACATTGTTTATTTAATTGTAATTGTCAATTTTTGAATCATCTGTTATTTTTATTGGAATTTTCATGAACACTAGTTATAACTCTGTATGGTGTGTTTTTTTGCACGTGTGTTTTTGCATATTAGTTGTGGTGTTTTTACTCTGGTACATTGTATGGTATTTTTCCATGTGTGTTACTTTACTATACGCAATTTTTGTGATGACTCCACGTGTAACCCGTTCAGGGTGTTTTTATACATGCATGGTGTTTTTATGTATGTTATCGAAGTTGAAGCTGGTATGTGTTTTTTTATatctgttgatgatgattcatGGTGTTTTTTTGCATGTGATGTTCCTTACAGGGTTTTTATACGTACATGGTGTTTTTTCATCTAAATAGAGGGTGTTTTTATATAACAGTTGTTTTTTTGCACTGATGACATTCACGTGCACAATTACACCAGGCATCATCGACTCAAAAGGCCCCCTCATCACCACCCCGTTACCGTTGTCGCTGAACAAAATATCCCTACAAACCGAAACACTATCGACACGAATGCATAATTCAATATATGTTCAAAACTTATAACGTATAATACACTACATAAACACATTTTTTTAAGGTCCAATTCAGATTCTTACCATACGTTTCCTACTGCAGAAAATATACATCGAGCCAGTGTGTCTTCAGCCTTATCACGAACGGTTCTCAACATGACAGCCCGCTCGACGTACGGTGACCGTAGTGCTTTCGGAAGCTTGGTTGTTCGTTTCGGCCTTGGAGATCCCTGATGCTGAACATGCTGCGTTACTTCCTTACGTTTTTCATCCTTTGATGCGTCGGCCAGTCTTGTTGACAAGTTCACCGTTTCAATTCCTGAAACGTTGAATTTTGTCTCTGGCGTCTTTTCACTTTGAACCCTTTCAACAACTTTGTCAAGTTCTGCGACAAACGAAGACGTCATTGGTGAAAAGGGAGAAGTGTGTTCTGTTATATGATCTTTATTTTGCTCGTTCGTAGGAGTGTTATATCCATCTAGTGATACACTACCTTTTTGCGGATCAACTGGTTCAGCTGCCTCAGCCACATCATCCTTTTCTGCGTCAACGTTTTGATCTCCCTTTTCCACTTCATCTCCATCCTTTTTTTTCTCATCATCAAAAACAAGGTGCATTTTCATTATCTCCTTCCACTCCAATGCTTTCTGTTTCAGTAGATCACTCTCCGGGAACATTAGACACGATTCTGTTATGGTGTTATTGATCTTGTTAACGCATATCTCAAATTCGTTAAACAAGTTATCCAACAAATTCGACCGAACCTGTACGAAACCCCGGTTTAATAACATATCATGAGACATAACATATACTTTTAAGTCTAGTACGAATCATAAGATGTTTACCAGCTCAAAATCGTCCTGAACTGATGTTCCTGATGCTGATGGAGTGTCACCATACTGTGAGACCATCGGAATGCGGACTTCGCCATCCGAACCTACAAATAATGCACATGTTTGGGTGTCAGTTTGTGACAGGAGGTAATCTGCACAGTGTCTGTATATGTACCCAAGTGCGCATCATCATCTTCGATCTCGAtctcttcatttccttcatcAATCAGATTCTCCTTTTCCATTCCCTTTTTCTGTCTTTGTTTTTGCTTCTTGATTTGTTTTCCACCACACTCAACCCCTTCTGCTCGTTTGGGTTTTTTTTATCTTCCCTCGTCTTTCTCTTCTTATTTTGTTCAGCATGCATCATTTCCATATCACATTCGAGATTGTTCAGAAGATCATCATCTACAAGTTCAATAATATTTGAACTGTGTGATGAAGGTATCTTCTTTAACACAATTCCGTAAGCAATCCGCACCAATATTTTGCAATAAGTTTCATTCCCAGCATATTTGTCAAAATAATTGTAAACAAGATAACAATAGTGATGTTATTCAGTTATATAGTGTTATTAAGTAAAATAGGGTGTTATGCAGGTATATAGTGTTATTAAACCATATGTGGTGTCATTTAGATATATAAAGTGTTATTACGTAAAATAGGGTCTTATGCAATTATATAGTGTTATTAAACCATAGTGTTATTAAGTAAAACAGGGTGTTATGCAGGTATATAGTGTTATTAAAACATATGTGGTGTCATTTAAATATACAAAGATTCATTCTGTCACTTATGGTGTTACTCAGCTAGCCATGGTGTTATTTAAGTTACACATGGTCTAATTGACTAATACGTGGCTGCATATCAGTTATTTAACTAACGATGCCACACAATAATATTTTAATACTAAAAGTTAAATACTTACCGCAAGTAACAACATAGGCCCTCGAAAAGCATCATCACCACCATGCCACGTTGTTTTCGTTCTTTTGAGACACGTAACCATGTACGCACACCAATTGAAGCTTTTGATATCCACGTCCGGCTGAATATTTGAAATGAATCGCACGTTAATGGAATTGTTCGTCATGGTTTCTCCTAGGAGTGAGAAGTAAAGAATCAAGAAGTTCAATACAAACAGTCTTCCGTCATCAGCCTACCAATCCAATATGTAATTCATCAGCTGAACCGGCGACAAGAGGGTGATATCCATATGCTTAAACTGATCTCTGAACGCTTGGACAACAACATCCTTCCTTTTGCTCGCtttcttcttctcagcaagatCTGTTGGTCCCATAGGCATCCCGAAAACACTCTTAACAAGCTCCGACGTTATGTTTACAATGCGCCCGCCGCCCATGTTTAAAACACCATTGTCTGGGTTGTAATTTTTAACAAACCAGTTTGCCAAAGCAGTAGGCTCACCTGTCACCTTATAACCAAATATCGACCCAAACCCAATTTCATCCACTTTCTGACGTTGTTCCTCATTTAGGCCGGAGGCTAATTTGTTTACAACAATttttaatatttgttttagtaaacaAGTACTTCAAAATATAAACACTTCAACATAGTACCTTTTGTTGATCTTATATGGGCGGATGGGTGTACGACAAGTTGACTATCATTAACATCCTGGTCTGCAAACAAAAATTAATTTTTATCATCTCTTATATGTAAACAAATTATAATCACaacatcattttttttaaaacataccTTGTGTATTTTTTATCGACGGCGGAACATCTTCTCTTGTTTTTGCATTACCCGCATCATTCATCCCATCATCACCATCTGTTTTATTCAAAGCGAACATCGTCAAAAACAACActcatcaacaaacataaacacatatGGCTACTAATCATACTTTATTGTTTTTTGTTTCTTGATACTTTAGATTACATTTGGATTACCTTTGTCGTCGTTATTTGAGGTTTCTGAGTCACTACATACCAATGGTCTGTCAATTGTGTTTTTGAAACGTGATTTGTACATTTTGCCCCTAAGCTGATGGTTTGACCTGACTATAGAAGAAATTAAAAACTATATTTAAAATACTTCATCACCTACTTCATCTAATACATCTTATCCTAAATCAGCCTGAGACAGATATACATAACACCATTGTTGCAATGACCATAATAACACTCTTCTTAAAGATCAGCATGATAAATAACACCTTTCATATAAGTCCAAGATAAATAACACACTTCATCTAAATCAACATGTAAAATAACACCATTGATAAATAACCTACTTTCATATAAGTTCAGGATAAATAACACCCTAGATAACACCATAGTTGCAATGACCAGAATAAATAACATCCTTCATATAAATCAACACGATAAATAACACCCTACATGAAAGTGCAGGATAAATAACACCATTCAAATGCAGATCATGATAAATAACACCATACATATCGGGATGTTTATAACACCATTTAAAAAGCACCAATAAAAACTCCATAAAACCCCAAATAGAACTATACAACAGGTTTATAacaccatttaaaaaaaaacacccTGAACGAATACCAAAACTACCCAAACTAAACACCTTAAACCGATATAACACCAAATGACACCCTTTAAAACTAAACATGAACTACATAACACCATTATAACATCCTTATTCAATTAAACACTAGTTTTAACACCATGATAAATAACACCATACATATCATTATGTGTAAAAACACCATAAGCTACCATATTATGTATAAAAACACCATAAAACACCAAATAGAACTAAACATGAGGTTTATAACACCATTTGTAAAAAACACCCTGAACGAATACCAAAACCAACCAAACTAAACACCTTAAACTGATATAACACCAAAATCAAACTAAACATGAACTACATAACACCATTGGAAAACACCCTTATTCAATGAAACCCTAGTTTTAACACCATTCGACAATCGATCAGTCCCTTTTAGGTCTTGGTTAACATAAACTACCTTACACTATAAAAAACACCATTAATGTTCAAAAGTATCAAAGAAGACagactgttggtgcatatgtctgtcgacttcgtcttgtatcgagtcttgtaatagttAAATTGGTTAGGGCACGAAAATCGAGAAGTGTTTAGGAAAtgtcatttcgcatgaaatgacaaagggccatttcgtacgaaataacaattagccatttcgcacgaaatgaacccttgtcatttcgtacgaaataccctCTCCTATAAATAGCTGATgtgccatttcatttgtaacgttcctgATTCTGGTACCAAACTGTTGTCGACGTCATTTGATCTgtatcagtgttaaatcaatatacaagacaattaaagagtgaatcaagctgtttccaAGTCTGTATCATTGTttccgcctttgatatggattagaactcttctgatagactcgtttagatcgaatctcgatcctacaaatggtatcagagctcaggaggaagagttcttgccaaatcagcttgatttcatcaaaatttctgatttctaccccttctttttcaaaattaacaagattttatggttaaaatggattgaatttcacatataatgtgcgaaacactgttttaaacaatccttgaaagaattggacctaaattcgatctaaaacttgtaaaatttggttatttcgtttgaaaataTTCTCGGATTGTGTGACGTCAGCACTATTTCGTACGGAATAAACCTTGATTTCGCACGAATTACTTCTCAGGATCCTCATTTCGCACGGAATCATCTTAGTGGaatctatttcgtacgaaatcaactcTTTGatcttcatttcgcacgaaatcaaccaTTCGAacctcatttcgcacgaaatcaaccgTTCGAacctcatttcgcacgaaatcaccaTTCATTTCGTACCAAAGTTGTATTTCGCACCAAAAGGTCATTTCGCACCAAAATTCATTTCGTGTGAATATTCATTTCGCTTGAACAGGAATATTTGAGAATTTTCAAAACCGAGACATGGAAGAGGAGTTTTACAATGCATTTGCTATCCCTGTTACTCCAGCTACAGTTGTAGAAGCTGTTTATAGTGAAATTGAGATAGGAACTTAccaaaaaccgccaaagcttatgtacattgaagattttaaaggatggcaaaatcgttttgaaaactgggtgcaagcatataagtttgatgcatggtgttCGTTAGATGTAGATTATGTTAAACCGAAAGATGAACGTGGGAATGAAAAAGCGTTTAGTGACTATTCAGATGGTGAAAAATTAAAATACactagtgagaaaatgatgattagcatTCTTCAATAAACAgtaaaagaagacatctttgttttgcttcaacatgaagatactgctagatcaatttgg
This is a stretch of genomic DNA from Helianthus annuus cultivar XRQ/B chromosome 16, HanXRQr2.0-SUNRISE, whole genome shotgun sequence. It encodes these proteins:
- the LOC110915868 gene encoding uncharacterized protein LOC110915868 codes for the protein MPAVWFALKKSLHCQSGPADVHDPTIQVKNLSKIVTKSKKSSTSTGGKSGCSRSLANLKDVIHGSKRHMEEKPSIMETTNATTNASPRSIGSSELLNPIAHEVILSNSNCELKITGFGSLQDGNGGGDEVVSSRFEGTLKPGTPGPHNHHHHHRMPTRSPMTNRRNSHGSSRVGSRGLGSGFGTIIPTKGRASLDGDGHGIFSLACHKCGEQFVKWEALEFHHLSKHAVTELLEGDSSRKIVELIYKTSWSKSHPNSGGIERILKVHNMQRTLSEFEEHRESVKVKASKLQKKHPRCLADGNELLRFHGTLVECNLGLNGSSSLCQSSNCNVCQILRHGFSIKKINNKNVGGPGVFTTSTSQRAFDALGANNSLLLRKALIVCRVIAGRVHKPTENIQELANQSGFDSLAGKVGIYSNIEELYLLNPKALLPCFVIICKPQI